The Curtobacterium sp. MCSS17_015 genomic sequence GTCGACGGGCAGGACGACCGGGCGCGGGAGTACTACGACGAGCTCGACCTCCTGCCGTCGCAGCTCGACCTGGTGACGGAGCTCACCGTCGACTCGGACCTGGAGATCCTGCAGGACCTGCACCCCGGGTGGGACGGGTCCGACGACCGCTACGACCCGCAGAACTGGGACGACCTCGTCGACCTGCCGGCCCTCCGGGTCGTGTACGCGGCAGCGCCGTTGCCGGCGCACGTGTCCGAGGCGCTCACCGCGAAGGGCGTCGAGGTCCGCTCGGCCTGACGCCGACGCACCGTGGGGCACCGCCCGCCTGCGACGCCTGACCGCGCACCGACCGGTCGAACACCGCCCGGCCGCACACCACGCGTCAGCGTAGTTCGGCGAGCTGCGCGGTGAACTGCGCCGCGCCTCCCTGAGCGGGGTGCCGCACGGCGATCGCGTCGATGCCCGCTGCCGCCAGGGCGCCCTGTGCCTTCCGCCCCACCGCGACGAACCGACGCGCTCCGACGGCCTCGGCCAGGGCGAGTGCGACGGGAGCGCCGTCCCGCACCTCGGCCGGCCGCGGCGTCCGGTTCGTCAGCCGGTCCGGGGCGACGAAGGGGTGGTGCGGGAACACCGCCCACAGCACCGGGAGTGGGCCGTGCCATCCGCGGAGGGCGGCGTGCACCACCCGGGAGGACGCCTCCCACGGCGCGGTCGGGGCGTCGGGGACGGTGAGGGGGACGTCGGCGAAGAGCCCGTCCGGGTCCTGCAGCTCCCGCATGCTCGTGAAGGGCACGCCGGTGTTCGTCATGCCGCGCCAGCCGGAAGCCTCCGCGACCAGGATCGTGTCGGCGCCCGGCCCGGACCGCTGCAGGTAGCGGTCGAGGTTCGCGCGCCGGAGGGTCCCCGCCCCGCCGACGCCGTCGACGTCGAACAAGCGCTCGGCGTCCGCCGCTGCCGGGACGGCGTCGAGCGCCGCCCAGAACGCGGCCAGGTCGACCGGTGCGGTGTCGAGCGTCACGTCGCCCTCAGCGTCCGAGGACCCGCAGGTACACGCGCTCGAGCCCGGCGGCCGACCGTTCCCAGCTCAGGCGCTCCGCGTGCTCGCGACCGGCGGAGGCCAGCGCGGCGGCGTACTCCGGCTCGGTCAGGATGCGCTGGATCTCCGAGGCCCAGACAGCGGGGTCGCGGGACTCGAGGACGACACCGGTCTCCCCGTCGACGACGGCTTCGCGGAGGCCGCCGGCAGCGGCTGCCACGACGGGCACACCGGACGCGGAACCCTCGAGCGCCACCAGGCCGTAGGTCTCGGAGTGCGACGGCACCAGCACGGCTGCCGCCCCGCGGAACAGGAACGCCAGGTCGGCGCGCGACTGCGGCCCGATGAAGGTGACACGGTCGGCGATGCCCCGCGACTTGGCGAGCCGACGCAGTTCGGCCACGTGGTCGCCCGCCTCGCTCGAGGCATCCCCGGCGATGACGAGGGTGGGACGGGCCTCCCGGTCGATGCCGGCGACGGCCTCGATCGCGAGGTCCAGGCCCTTGAGCGGTTGCACGCGTGCGGCGGCGACGACGTACGGGGCGGCCGCGCGGCGGGCACCGAGGCCGGCGGGTCGGAACACCGACCCGTCCACCCCCGGCGGGACGATCCAGACGCGCGACGGGTCGCCGCCGAGCCGGGCGCGGACGGTCTCGGCCTCGGCCTCGCTCACGACGACGATCGCGTCGGAGTCGCGGGCGAGCTGCTGCTCGGCGGCCATCCGCCCGGCCGACTCCGGTCGCTCGCCCTCCGACAGGGGCGTCGCGGCGTCGGCGGCGATCGAGTGGAAGGACTGCACGTGCGGCACGCCGCGATCACGGGCTACGGGCAGTGCGGCTGCGCCGGAGAACCAGTGGTGCGAGTGGAACACGTCGAACGGTCCGAGGGCGGCGAGTCCCTGTCGGAATGGTTCGATGAAGCCGTCGTGCTCGCCCTTCGGGACCGGTTCGGCAGGGCCGGCGGAGAGGAACCGCAGGCAGACCCCGGGGACGAGGGCCACGGAGTCGGGCTGCGTCGGAGCCGACCGGCGGGTGATGATGTCGACCTGGTGGCCCCGGTCGGCGAGGGCCTCGGCCTGGTGCCGCACGACGACGTTCATGCCGCCCACCTCGCCGGAACCCGGTTCGTCACCGGGGGAGGTGTGCAGCGAGACCAGCCCGATGCGCAGCGGTTCGGTCGTCGTGCTCACCGGACCAGCCTAGCGAGCGGGTGGCCGCGGCCAGGCCGCGGGACGCTGCTCCCGGCGCACAGGAGCGACGACGGCGGGCTGCCGGCCCACGTCGTCCACCGGGTCGGACGGGAGGCCCGGACCGGTCCCGAGCACCTGCACCCGCGCCGAGGGAGTAGGTTCCGCAGCATGGCGACACCGGCGACGACGCTGACCGTGCCCGGACCCGCTGGCGACCGGGAGGTCCGGATCTCCAGTCCGTCCCGCGTGCTCTGGCCGGACCTCGGCATCACCAAGCTCGACCTGGCGCAGTACCTCGTCGACGTGGGCGAGCCCTTCGTCCGGGCGAACGGCGACCGGCCGATCTCGCTGCAGCGGTTCCCGGACGGCGTCGACGGCGAGCAGTTCTTCTCGAAGAACCCGCCGAAGGGCGCCCCCGACTACGTCCGCGCCGTGACGGTGACCTACCCGAGCGCCCGGAGTCACCCGCAACTCGTGGTCGATGAGCCGGCCGTCGCGGTCTGGGCGGCGCAGATGAACACCGTCGTCTTCCACCCGTGGGCGTCCCGAGCCGAGGACAGCGACCACCCGGACCAGCTCCGCATCGACCTGGACCCGCAGCCCGGTACCGACTTCCACGACGCCGTCCCCGCCGCGCACGAGTTGCGGAAGGTCCTGGCCGAGGTCGGTCTGGAGGCATGGGTGAAGACGAGCGGCAACCGTGGCCTGCACGTGTTCACACCGATCGAGCCCGCGTACGAGTTCCTCGACGTCCGGCACGCGGTGATCGCGGCGGCACGCGAACTCGAGCGACGGATGCCCGAGCAGGTGACGACGGCGTGGTGGAAGGAGGAGCGCGGCCAGCGCGTCTTCGTCGACTTCAACCAGGCGAACCGCGACCGGACGATGGCCGGCGCGTACAGTCCGCGCGCACTGCCGCACGCCGCGGTGTCGACCCCGCTCGCCTGGGACGAGCTGGACGCAGCCGACCCGACCGCGTTCACGATCCGGACCGTGCCCGAGCGGCTCGCCACGGTCGGCGACCCGTGGGAGGCGATGTCCGCTGCGCCGCGGAGCATCGACCCCCTGCTCGAGTGGTGGCGACGGGACCTGGAGGACGGTCTCGGCGAACTGCCGTTCCCGCCGGACTTCCCGAAGATGCCCGGCGAGCCGCCCCGCGTGCAGCCGTCCCGAGCCAGGAAGGCCTAGACGAACGAGGAAGCGTCCTCGCGACGGGCCCCGTCGTCCTCGACGCGGGAGGTCTGCAGCGGCAGGCCGACCGTGGCGGTGTGCAGTCGGGTGAGGCGCGACCAGGTGCGGCGGTTGCCCTGCGTGACGCCGTCGAGGACGATCATGCGCCGAGCCCGACCGTGACGAAGGCGAGCGCTGCGGCGGTGACGCCGGCGATGCCGCTGACGACCGCGCTGGTCTGGAGGGCACGCTGGTGACGCGCCTCGCGGACCTCGCTGAGAGGGCTGCGCTGTGCTCGGCGTACGAGGATCTCGTTGCTCATGTCCACTCCGATCCGTGGTGTCGAGACGGTGGCGGGCCACCGTTCCCCTGGTATCTCGAATGCTTCCACAGTTTCACTAGTTCGGCTAACTACTGATGGGACCGAAGCGCCAATCGGACAACTGCTCGCCCGTTGCTGCCCTGTCAGGACAGGACGTCGCTGAGGTCGTACGCCGCCGGGACCTCCAGCTGGTCGAACCCGCACGAGCGCGCCTCGCGGTCCGGCCGCCATCGCGAGAACTGCACCGTGTGCCGGAACCGGTCGCCCTCCATCTGGTCGTACCGGACCTCCAGCACGCGCTCCGGTGCCAACCGGACGAAGGACGTGTCGCGGCCGGACGAGAACCGCGACCGTTCCCCGTCGCCGGTGACGGGCCTCCCGTCCGCGTCCCGCTCGACGAGCGGCTCCAACTCGTCGACCAGCTCGCGACGGCGCTTGTCGGAGAACGCGGACACGCCGCCGACCATCCGCAGCTCGCCGTCCTCGTCGTACAGGCCGAGCAACAGCGACCCGACGCCGGTCCCGCTCTTGTGGACCCGGTACCCGACCGCCACCACGTCGGCCTCGCGGTGGTGCTTCACCTTGAGCATCGTCCGCTTGGCCGGCTCGTAGGGACGACGCCGCGGCTTCGCCACCACCCCGTCCAGTCCCGCCCCCTCGAAGGTCGTCAACCACCGGCGGGCGGTCTCCACGTCGAGCGTCGTCCGGGTCACGAACAGGGGAGCCGTCAGACCGTCGCCGAGTCCCTCGAGCGCCGCCCGTCGGTCGTCGAACGGTCGACCGGTCAGGTCCTCGCCGTCCAGGTGCAGCACGTCGAACGCGACGAACTGCGCGGGTGTCTCCACCGACAGCTTCGCGATCCGGGACGCCGCCGGGTGGATCCGCTGCGACAACGCCTCCCAGTCCAGCCGTTCGTGCCCGGGCTCGCCCGAGCGGACGATCACCTCACCGTCGAGCACGACCGGGTGGTCGCGACCGCCGAACTGGTCGCGGAACGCCTTGACCAGCTCCGGGAAGTACCGGGTCAGCGGCTTCGACCCGCGGCTGCCGATCTCGACCTCGTCGCCCTCGATCGTCACGATGCCGCGGAAGCCGTCCCACTTCGGCTCGTACCGCAGGCCGCCGGCGACGCTGTCGGGGTCGGGCACGGTGGCGACGGCCTTGGCGAGCATGGGCGCGATGGTCTCCATGCGGCCTGTCTACGCGCAGACGACGGGTCCGGCCTGGAGGCGCGACCCGGGCCCGCCAGGACGCCGTCGGTCGTTATGGTGGTCGCGTGTCGATCCCGCCGCCCGTCAGCAGCGTGCAGGCCGAGGCGCTCGCCGCCGGTGTCCTGCCGCCCGTCGAGGAGGTCCGGCCCGGCATCTGGACCGTCGCCGTCCCCTTCCGCGGCGGTGTCCCCGACGCGACGCTCGCGTACGTCGTCGAGGGCGCCGACGGATCGCTCGCGGTGATCGACCCCGGGGGGAGCGGGGACGGGGCGCTCGACGTGCTGTCCGAGGGGTTCCGGGCCATCGGTCGGGCCGTCGAGGACGTCACCCTGATCGCGGTCACGCACCTGCACGCCGACCACCTCGGTGCTGCCGCCCACGTGCGACGGGTCTCCGGCGCCCCGGTCGCGATGCACGCGGCGGAGGTCCGGGCGCTCGAGCACGAGCGTGACGACGCCGAGCAGGACGAGCGGGACGTCCGGACGTGGGGCGTGCCCGAGCACCTGCTCGGCGGGGTGCTGGCTGCGTGGGGGACCGGTCGGCGCATCGGCTCCGGCGCCACGGGGGCTCCGGTCGCCGACCTGCTGCTCGCGGACGGCGACGTGCTGCCGATCCCGGGCCGGTCGATCCGCACACTGTGGACGCCGGGGCACACCGGGGGACACGTCTGCTTCGTGGACGAGCCGGACGGGCTGCTCTTCACGGGCGACCACGTGCTGCCGCGCATCAACTCCGGCATCGGACTCGGTGGCCGGACGGAGTCGAACCCGCTGCGCGACTCGCTCGACTCCTTGGCCGCACTGGCCGGGTTCGCCGCGTTCGAGGTGTGCCCGGGGCACGAGTACCGCTTCCGTGACGTCGTGTCGCGGGGCCGGGAGCTGGTGCGGCACCGGGACGAACGCACCCGGCACGTGGCGGACGCCCTCGACCGACTCGACCGCCCCACACTGTTCGAGGTGGCGTCCCGCGTGCCGTTCACGGGCGGGATCGGAGCGCTGTCGGGGTACCTGCTCGGCAGCGCTCTGCGGCAGACCGCGTACCACGTCGACCTGCTCGGTCGCGCCGACGAGGTCCGACCCGTCTGACCCGCCGGCGGGCAGCCGACCGATCGCGCTGCCGAACGGGAACGGCCCCGTCGATCCGTGACGGGATCGACGGGGCCGCGGGATGAGCCTCCCGTCCGGGTCAGCGCTGGGCGCGACGACGGACGATGCGCAGGCCCACCATGGCCGCACCGGCGGCGAGCATGCCGAGCGCCCAGGGCAGGGCGTCGGTGCTGTCGGAGCCGGTGTAGGCAAGACGGCCGTGCGAGGCGGACCGGACCGGGACGGTGCCGATCGGGGCCGCGGCCGTCGGCGGGGTGACGATCGGGGGCGTCGCGACCGGGGCGGTGGCGGTCGGGACGACCTCGACCGGGAACGAGGTGGCGAACTGCTCCGACGCCACCGTCAGGGTGTGCGTCGACGCGTGCGGGAAGGTCACGTCCACGAAGTTCGTGAAGCCCCCGAAATCCTCGTCGACCGTGACGACGTCCGACGCGACGTCGGACGTCACGGTGACCGGGGAGAGGTCCCCCTCCTCGTCGATCACCTGGTTCCCGAAGCGGTCGACGACCCCGCCGTTCACCAGGAGGGTCCCGCCCTGGGCCACGGTGGGCTGCCCACCGGGAGTGACGACGGGCATGACGTCACCACCCTCCGGGCCGGTGCTCCAGTTGAGGTCGAGCGTGTCGATGTCACCGTCCGCGTCGATGATCCAGCTCCGGACGCTGCCCTCGCGGGCCGCGTCGTCCTCGAAGCCGAACGCCAGACCGTCCTCGATGAACTCGATGTAGTCGGCGCGGTCGGAGGCGAACACCTCGACACCGACCGGTGCTGCGGCGTCGACCGTCAGCTCGACGTACTGCGTGACGGAGTCGGTGCCGTTCGACGCGGTGACGGCGAAGTCGTAGGAAGACGCCCACTCGGCCGTCCCGGACAGGACGCCGGTCTCCGCGTCGAAGGTGATGCCCTCGGGAAGCTGACCCTCGGGGGTGTCCTCCGGGAACTCGGGGTCCGCTTCGAGCCCGTCGTAGAACCACGCGAGCGTCAGCTCCGGAGCGGGGAACCCGACGGTCCGGAAGGTGTACGAGAAGGCCTCGCCGGCGGTCGTCCCGAGGGGCAGGACGTCCTCGTCGGCATCGGTCCCGCCGACGACGGGCGCACCGGCGGCGTCGACGAACACCGGGGCCTGCCGCACGACGGCACTGCTCGTGGTCGCCGTCTCGTCGGTGTGCCCGGTCGAGGTGTTCTGCACGGTCACCGAGACGACCTTGCCGGCGTCCGCTGCGACCACGTCGTAGGTCGATCCCTGGTCGCCGGTCACGACGCCGTCGACGGACCACCGGTACGCGAGGGCGGCCGGGTCGGTGAAGCCCTTCGGCTTCGCGTTGAGCGTCTCACCCACCTTGGCGGTGCCGGAGATCGTGACGGTCGCAGCAGCCGCTGCCGCGGGAGCGGCCTCGGCGGGGCTGGTGGCGCTCGGCTTCGTGCTGGTCGACCCGGACGGCGCCGGTGCGGCGGTCACGGGAGCCATCGGGGTGGTGCCGCCGGGTGCGCTGGTCGCGCCGTCGGCGGGGAGGCCCGGCTCGGCCGGCGCGGTCGCGCCGGCTCCCGGGGTGGTGGCGTCTGCGCCGGGCGCGGTCGTGTCGGCTCCCGGGGGGACGGGAGCAGCGACCGACGAGCCGGTCGTCGGGGCCTCGGCCGCGGACGCGGTCGTGGCGGTCATGACACCGAGGCCGGTCGTGAGGCCGATCAGGGCGGTTGCGGTGCCGACGGCGCAGGCGCGTCGGACGAAGGAGGTGCTGCGGTGCACGGGTCTTCCCCCAGGTCGAGTCCGGCCGGGTGCCGGAATACAAGAGTTCGCCGAGAATCCTCGGGTGGTCGGAGCGTATTGGGCTCTGAAGGTGTAACGGGACGCGCAACAGCAGAAGTACCCCGGGTTGGGGGTACGCATGCGTCGCCGACACGGATCGTGCGGTTTCCCGCAAACCGCCCGATCCGGTTCCCGCACGCTCGGTCAGGACGCGCCCCTCGTCTTCCCCCGGTCGGGCCCGTCGGCGCCACGGCCGCGCACGGGAGGAGGGGCGTGCCCACACGGACACGCCCCTCCTCCCCGTGCGGTGGTCAGGCCCGCCGGCGGCGCGCCCGTACCGTGAGCAGCGCCACTCCCGAAGCGAGCAGGCCGAGCCCCCACGTGACCGGGCCGGTCGTGTCGGCGCCGGTGAAGGCAAGGCTGCCGGTCGTCCCGGTCGTCCCGGTCGTCCCGGTGGGGGTGGACGGGACCACCGTGACGGGGAACGTGGTCGAGACGCCCTGGCTCGTCACGGTCAACGTGTGCGTCGACGCGTGGGGGAAGGTGATCTCCGCGTTCCACCCGACCCGCTGAACCACGTCGGTCGCGACGTCACTCGTCACGGTGACGGGGGTCCTGCCGTCCCAGTCGCCGTCCAACGGGACGGTGATGTTGCCGAAGGCGTCGACCGGTGCTGCTGCGATCCGCAACGTCGAGCCCTGCGCGGCGGTGGGACGACCGCCGACCTCCCGCTCGATCTCGTGCTGCGGTCCGTTCGGGAACCAGGTGCTCTCCACCGAGCCGTCGGGCTGGATGACCCAGGTGCGCTGCTCCCACCGGTCCCCGGGGCGGGTCACCGTCACGAGGGCGCCGACGGCCGGAGCGGGAGCCGTGCGGAGGTCGACGTACTGCACGGCCGTCTGCCCGCCGGAGGTCGCGACCACGGCGAAGGAGTAGAAGGCCGCCTGGTCGTCCGTGCCGCTGAGGACCCCGGTGGTCCGGTCGAGCGTGATGCCCGCGGGGAAGGAGGCGCCGACGTCCGACGCCGGGAACGGCTGCCCGTCCGTCCGCAGGATCGAGTAGCGCACCGGCTCGTCGACGGGGCCGCCCGTGGCGCGGAAGGTGTGTGAGAACGGCTCGCCGGCCTGGGCGTGGAGCTGCACGGCGTGGTCCTCGGTCGTCCCGCCCGCGAAGGACAGTCCGCCGGTGTTCTCCGGGGGCGCGGCCGAGAGCAGGATGCGCTCCGACAGCCCGCCGCCCGGGTGGTACGGCGTCGAGACGTGGACCCAGATCTGGTCGCGGAGCGGCGTCGAGGAGTCGAGCGTCCCGGAGATCACCCCGTTCGCCGACAGGGTGACGCCCTCGGGCAGCACGCTCGGGTCCGCCGTTCCGCCGATGGAGCCGTTCACGAAGAAGGACAGGTCCGGGTTGTCGGCCGGGGCGAGGTCCACGGAGAACGGCTCCCCGCTCGTGACGGGGATGACGCGTTGACCGTAGATGAACTGGCGGTCCGAGTCCTCGACGACGACCGGTGTGCTCGGTGCGCTGGTGACGGACGTGGGCGTCAGGCCGGGAGCCGTGCCGGTGACGGTGACCGTGAAGGTGCCGTCGGCCTGCTCGGGGTCGACGATGTACGTCCGCTCGGTGCCCTGGTCACGGTTGGTGAGGACCGGGTGGTGGAAGTCCCACCGGTAGGTGAAGGTCGTGCCGGCGGGCCAGCCGGCGGTGTCCGCCGAGACGGTACGCCACGCTCGGGTCGTGCCGCTGATCGTGACGGTCCCGGCGGGAGTCGCCGTCGCGGCGGCGTCGTCGCTCGGCGCGGGGGTTGCCGCAGCGGGGGCGGCCGGGGCTGCAGCGGCCGGAGTCGTCGGTGCCGTCGGCGTGGTCGTCGGCGCCGGTGCAGCGGTCACGGCAGGAGCTGGCTCGGCCGGCATCTCGGCGGCGGCGCTGGCCGGGTCGGCAGCGGGGTCCGTGGTCGGGCTCGCGGTCGGTGCGTCGACGCTGGTGGAGGTGCCGACGCCGGTGGTCGGTGCGAGCTCGTCGGCGGAGGCGCTGGTGACGCCGATGCCGAATGCCGACGACGCCGCGACGATCGCGACGGCGGAGCCGATGGCCGCGATCCGGTGGATCGGCGGCAGGCAGGTCTTGTGCATGTGTTCCCCCCTGGGATGAACGTGTGGTTGGGTCGCCCTGGTGGTGCCCGTGAGCTGATCGTAGGGTCGTCAGGCGCCCCGGGAAGGCCGTTCCCGGTCACGAATCCGTCACGGAAAAAACGGCTGGACAGTCGTCATGATCGGGGGTTTTCCGACATGGTGTGCTCAGGTTCGCGGTGCGTTCGCCGCCCGCTCGAGCGCAGCGCGGAACGCGGTCACCGCGGGGGACTCCGCACTCGCGATCCGCTGCGCCGTGAAGATCGTCCGACGGCCCGGTTCCGGCAACTCGAGCAGTCGGCAGCTCGTCGACCGACCGGCCCAGACCAGGTCGGGCATGAGCGCCACGGCGTTGCCCGACTCGATGAGCCGGATCTGCGCCTGCAGGTCCGCGGTCTCGTACCGGACGTCGGGCTCGAACCCGGCACGACGACAAGTCTGCTCGGCGAAGTGCCGGGAGGCGGCACCGCGCGGTTCCATCACCCACGGCAGGGTCGCCGCCTCGTCGAGGGACGTCACCGGCCACAGCGCCGTCGCCACCGGTGGCAGCGCCAGGCGCACCGGGTCCGTGGTCAGGTCGCGCCGGTCCAGTCCGGGGAAGCGGGGAGCGGCGTGCGCCGGGTACTGCTCGGCGACCACCATGTCGAAGTCCCGGGCCCAGGTCTCGTTGAGGGCCGTCTCCGGTTCGCGCTGCACCATCTCGACCCGCACGTCCGGGTGTTCGAGGGCCATCGTGCGGAGCGCGGACGGCATGAGGGCCAGCGCCGCCGACTGGAACACGGCGACCCGGATCCGCCCCTGCACGCTCGTCAGCGTCGACTCCACCGACGCCTGTGCGCGCTCCAGCGTGTCGAGCACCTCGCTCGCCGCTGCCACGAGTACCTCGGCCTGCGGAGTGAGCTGCAGGCGCCGACCGGCGCGGCGGAGGAGCTGGACGCCGGCCTCGCGCTCGAGCACCGCGAGCTGCTGCGACACCGCCGACGGGGTGAAGTTCATCGCCTCGCCGACCGCGGCCACGGTGCCGCGGATCGACAGCTCGCGCAGGAGCACCAGGCGACGGACGTCGAGCATGCCGAAAGCGTAGCTGAGCTGAACGGAATGCATCAGGAAGAGTTGCTTCCGCTACCGAAAGAGCGCCCGTCACACTGTCCCCATGACCGACGTCCAGCCGCGCACCGACGCCGCCACCTCGCCCGCATCCGACGACCTCGCCGACGAGTCCGTCGCCCTCGTCCGGCAGTGGCTCGCCGAGGCCGAGACGTACCCGGTCGACGGCTCCGCGAAGCAGCTCGCCGGCGTGCTGGCCGACCCCAAGGGCCTCGCGTTCGCGGTCGGGTTCGTCGACGGTGTCGTCCGTCCTGAGGACCTCGGCGTCGCCGCACGCAAACTTCGCACCATCGCGCCGGACGCCCCCGGTTTCCTGCCGGCCGCGCTCCGCGGCCTGGTGCGCCTCGGCGGCGGACTGGCACCGAGCCTCCCGGGTGTCGTCGTCCCCGTCGCCCGACGGGTCCTCCGGAACATGGTCGGCCACCTCATCGTCGACGCCACCGACGCCAAGCTCGGTCCGGCGATCGCGAAGATCAAGCAGGACGGCATCCGCCTCAACGTGAACCTGCTCGGTGAAGCCGTGCTCGGCGAGCGCGAAGCCGCCAGGCGCCTCGCTGGCACGCACGCGCTGCTGAGCCGCGGTGACGTCGACTACGTCTCGATCAAGGTCTCGTCGACCGTGCACCCGCACTCGCCGTGGGCGTTCGACCACGCCGTCGAGGACATCGTCGGGCAGCTCCGGCCGCTGTTCGAGCGTGCGGCAGCGGCGACGCCGAAGAAGTTCATCAACCTCGACATGGAGGAGTACAAGGACCTCGACCTCACCATCGCGGTCTTCACGAAGCTCCTCGACGAGCCGCAGTTCACCGACCTCGAAGCGGGGATCGTGCTGCAGGCGTACCTGCCTGACGCGCTCGCCGCGATGGAGCACCTGCAGGAGTGGTCCGCCGCCCGCCGTGCCCGCGGAGGCGCTGACATCAAGGTCCGCCTGGTCAAGGGCGCGAACCTGCCGATGGAGCAGGTCGAGGCCTCCGTGCACGGGTGGCCACTCGCGACCTGGCACACGAAGCAGGACTCCGACACGAACTACAAGCGCGTACTCGACTGGGCACTGACGCCCGAGCGGATCGCGAACGTGCGGGTCGGGGTCGCCGGGCACAACCTGTTCGACGTCGCACACGCCTGGCTCCTGGCCGGGCAGCGCGGGGTCCGGAACGGCATCGAGTTCGAGATGCTCCTCGGCATGGCGCAGGGACAGGCGGCCGCGGTGAAGAAGACCGTCGGCTCGCTGCTCCTCTACACGCCGGTCGTGCACCCGGGGGAGTTCGACGTCGCCATCGCCTACCTGATCCGTCGCCTCGAGGAGGGTGCGTCGCAGGACAACTTCATGTCCGCGGTGTTCTCCCTCGCCTCGTCCCCGACGCTGTTCGCCCGCGAAGAGGCACGTTTCCGCGACTCCCTCGCGCCGCTCGCGTTGCCCGGCGGACTCGACGCTCCCGCGTCGCACCGCGTCGCCGACCGCTACGCGGCCGTCGAGCGTCCGGTCCCCGGCCACTTCGAGAACACCCCGGACAGCGATCCGTCCGTCGGCGCCGTCCGCGAGTGGGGCGCCGCCATCACCGAGCGGATCGCCACCTCCACGCTCGGCGTCTCCG encodes the following:
- a CDS encoding LysR substrate-binding domain-containing protein is translated as MLDVRRLVLLRELSIRGTVAAVGEAMNFTPSAVSQQLAVLEREAGVQLLRRAGRRLQLTPQAEVLVAAASEVLDTLERAQASVESTLTSVQGRIRVAVFQSAALALMPSALRTMALEHPDVRVEMVQREPETALNETWARDFDMVVAEQYPAHAAPRFPGLDRRDLTTDPVRLALPPVATALWPVTSLDEAATLPWVMEPRGAASRHFAEQTCRRAGFEPDVRYETADLQAQIRLIESGNAVALMPDLVWAGRSTSCRLLELPEPGRRTIFTAQRIASAESPAVTAFRAALERAANAPRT